One genomic segment of Helianthus annuus cultivar XRQ/B chromosome 14, HanXRQr2.0-SUNRISE, whole genome shotgun sequence includes these proteins:
- the LOC110903814 gene encoding uncharacterized protein LOC110903814 isoform X2, whose product MTFRPLGTFGQAPPLKRGVYTLFYPGLHLLFQFPLGIPTVAIMGKIISRRQIDETTIDPLELLKNLKGWTVKKYKCTETNGRYRVDKTYRHPKSKKWLRSLCKVREFILDSSYTGKASDNGEGGSQLVKITGFFGLKFGEFGVMSIGDFHNLQFSKLKLP is encoded by the exons atgactttccgccccctcggaacttttggtcaagctccacCACTGAAGAGAGGTGTCTACACTCTTTTCTATCCG GGGCTGCATTTGCTTTTCCAATTCCCTCTCGGTATTCCGACTGTTGCCATAATGGGGAAG ATAATTTCACGCCGACAAATTGATGAAACTACTATAGATCCGCTGGAACTACTAAAAAATTTAAAAGGGTGGACTGTTAAGAAATATAAGTGTACAGAAACAAATGGAAGATATAGAGTTGACAAG ACTTATCGACATCCAAAGTCAAAAAAGTGGCTGAGGTCACTCTGCAAAGTAAGAGAGTTCATACTGGATAGTTCGTATACAGGAAAAGCATCGGATAATGGTGAAGGAGGCTCACAG CTTGTCAAAATTACGGGATTTTTTGGATTGAAATTTGGTGAATTTGGAGTCATGAGCATAGGGGATTTCCACAACCTTCAATTTTCCAAACTTAAATTACCAT
- the LOC110903814 gene encoding uncharacterized protein LOC110903814 isoform X1: protein MTFRPLGTFGQAPPLKRGVYTLFYPGLHLLFQFPLGIPTVAIMGKIISRRQIDETTIDPLELLKNLKGWTVKKYKCTETNGRYRVDKTYRHPKSKKWLRSLCKVREFILDSSYTGKASDNGEGGSQLVKITGFFGLKFGEFGVMSIGDFHNLQFSKLKLPY, encoded by the exons atgactttccgccccctcggaacttttggtcaagctccacCACTGAAGAGAGGTGTCTACACTCTTTTCTATCCG GGGCTGCATTTGCTTTTCCAATTCCCTCTCGGTATTCCGACTGTTGCCATAATGGGGAAG ATAATTTCACGCCGACAAATTGATGAAACTACTATAGATCCGCTGGAACTACTAAAAAATTTAAAAGGGTGGACTGTTAAGAAATATAAGTGTACAGAAACAAATGGAAGATATAGAGTTGACAAG ACTTATCGACATCCAAAGTCAAAAAAGTGGCTGAGGTCACTCTGCAAAGTAAGAGAGTTCATACTGGATAGTTCGTATACAGGAAAAGCATCGGATAATGGTGAAGGAGGCTCACAG CTTGTCAAAATTACGGGATTTTTTGGATTGAAATTTGGTGAATTTGGAGTCATGAGCATAGGGGATTTCCACAACCTTCAATTTTCCAAACTTAAATTACCAT
- the LOC110903814 gene encoding uncharacterized protein LOC110903814 isoform X4, whose amino-acid sequence MHPPASVSGLHLLFQFPLGIPTVAIMGKIISRRQIDETTIDPLELLKNLKGWTVKKYKCTETNGRYRVDKTYRHPKSKKWLRSLCKVREFILDSSYTGKASDNGEGGSQLVKITGFFGLKFGEFGVMSIGDFHNLQFSKLKLPY is encoded by the exons ATGCACCCGCCCGCCAGTGTTTCG GGGCTGCATTTGCTTTTCCAATTCCCTCTCGGTATTCCGACTGTTGCCATAATGGGGAAG ATAATTTCACGCCGACAAATTGATGAAACTACTATAGATCCGCTGGAACTACTAAAAAATTTAAAAGGGTGGACTGTTAAGAAATATAAGTGTACAGAAACAAATGGAAGATATAGAGTTGACAAG ACTTATCGACATCCAAAGTCAAAAAAGTGGCTGAGGTCACTCTGCAAAGTAAGAGAGTTCATACTGGATAGTTCGTATACAGGAAAAGCATCGGATAATGGTGAAGGAGGCTCACAG CTTGTCAAAATTACGGGATTTTTTGGATTGAAATTTGGTGAATTTGGAGTCATGAGCATAGGGGATTTCCACAACCTTCAATTTTCCAAACTTAAATTACCAT
- the LOC110903814 gene encoding uncharacterized protein LOC110903814 isoform X3, translated as MHPPASVSVRNGLHLLFQFPLGIPTVAIMGKIISRRQIDETTIDPLELLKNLKGWTVKKYKCTETNGRYRVDKTYRHPKSKKWLRSLCKVREFILDSSYTGKASDNGEGGSQLVKITGFFGLKFGEFGVMSIGDFHNLQFSKLKLPY; from the exons ATGCACCCGCCCGCCAGTGTTTCGGTTAGAAAT GGGCTGCATTTGCTTTTCCAATTCCCTCTCGGTATTCCGACTGTTGCCATAATGGGGAAG ATAATTTCACGCCGACAAATTGATGAAACTACTATAGATCCGCTGGAACTACTAAAAAATTTAAAAGGGTGGACTGTTAAGAAATATAAGTGTACAGAAACAAATGGAAGATATAGAGTTGACAAG ACTTATCGACATCCAAAGTCAAAAAAGTGGCTGAGGTCACTCTGCAAAGTAAGAGAGTTCATACTGGATAGTTCGTATACAGGAAAAGCATCGGATAATGGTGAAGGAGGCTCACAG CTTGTCAAAATTACGGGATTTTTTGGATTGAAATTTGGTGAATTTGGAGTCATGAGCATAGGGGATTTCCACAACCTTCAATTTTCCAAACTTAAATTACCAT
- the LOC110903814 gene encoding uncharacterized protein LOC110903814 isoform X5: MGKIISRRQIDETTIDPLELLKNLKGWTVKKYKCTETNGRYRVDKTYRHPKSKKWLRSLCKVREFILDSSYTGKASDNGEGGSQLVKITGFFGLKFGEFGVMSIGDFHNLQFSKLKLPY, encoded by the exons ATGGGGAAG ATAATTTCACGCCGACAAATTGATGAAACTACTATAGATCCGCTGGAACTACTAAAAAATTTAAAAGGGTGGACTGTTAAGAAATATAAGTGTACAGAAACAAATGGAAGATATAGAGTTGACAAG ACTTATCGACATCCAAAGTCAAAAAAGTGGCTGAGGTCACTCTGCAAAGTAAGAGAGTTCATACTGGATAGTTCGTATACAGGAAAAGCATCGGATAATGGTGAAGGAGGCTCACAG CTTGTCAAAATTACGGGATTTTTTGGATTGAAATTTGGTGAATTTGGAGTCATGAGCATAGGGGATTTCCACAACCTTCAATTTTCCAAACTTAAATTACCAT